The following proteins come from a genomic window of Nocardiopsis sp. YSL2:
- the ileS gene encoding isoleucine--tRNA ligase, whose protein sequence is MANDPRPASRALPQLPAQIDLPATEREILGRWSKENVFERSLDQTRGGPNWVFYEGPPTANGQPGVHHVEARAFKDVFPRFRTMRGYHVDRKAGWDCHGLPVEVAVEKELGLSGKKDIETFGIAEFNDRCRESVLRNVDAFTAMTERMGYWVNMDDAYRTMDPQYVESVWWALKQIWEKGLLVRDYRISPYCPRCGTTLSDHELAQGYETVTDPSVYVRFPVTSGPLASPEHPTSLLVWTTTPWTLVSNTAVAVHPDVEYVVATNGDERLLVARPLFEKVLGEGWELTGESFEGDEMERWTYQRPFDLVEFDEPAQYIVLADYVTVEDGTGLVHQSPAFGADDMTVCRAYGLPVVNPVRADGTFEADLDLVGGVFFKTADKTLVRDLRDRGLLYRHQDYEHSYPHCWRCHTALLYYALPSWYIRTTAVKDELIAQNDVTNWVPENVKEGRFGEWLRGNVDWALSRNRYWGTPLPIWEFPDGRQICVGSLEELGRLSGQDLSDLDPHRPYVDDIVIPDPDADPSLPEDQRVARRVPEVIDAWFDSGSMPFAQWGAPHQNADTFQENFPAQYISEAIDQTRGWFYSLLAVSTLVFGRNSFENVVVLGHILAEDGRKMSKHLGNVMEPIPVMDQHGADALRWFMLASGSPWTARRVGHAALEEIVRKVLLTYYSTVSFFTLYANAGGGWDHSMLEKAPAPEDRPLLDRWLLSELNEVVRDVTRAMDTFDTTTAGRRLTAFVDDVSNWYVRRSRRRFWGGANTPEGASAFATLFEALETVTLLMAPIVPFLTDHVWSAIRRPDAADSVHLASWPRVREELIDTELSGHMALTRRLVELGRSARVDSAMRTRQPLARALVGAPGFAELPEQLRAQISDELNVVGLDALSSVGGDLVDYIVKPNFRSLGKRFAKRTPLVAKAVQAADPAVLVEQVRDSGWARVQVEGEPVEVSADELLVTEQPREGWAVASESGETVALDLELTPELRRAGLAREMVRMLQEARKNSGLEVSDRIHVWWSATDASTEQALVEHSEAIAGEVLADAFVAGEIAGDLHTTSSEEFGVAFGFRRA, encoded by the coding sequence GTGGCCAACGACCCCCGGCCCGCATCCCGCGCGCTGCCCCAGCTGCCCGCGCAGATCGACCTGCCAGCGACGGAGCGCGAGATCCTCGGCCGCTGGTCGAAGGAGAACGTCTTCGAGCGCTCGCTCGACCAGACCCGCGGCGGCCCCAACTGGGTCTTCTACGAGGGACCGCCCACGGCCAACGGCCAGCCCGGCGTCCACCACGTCGAGGCCCGCGCCTTCAAGGACGTCTTCCCGCGCTTTCGCACCATGCGCGGCTACCACGTCGACCGCAAGGCCGGGTGGGACTGCCACGGCCTGCCCGTCGAGGTCGCCGTGGAGAAGGAACTGGGCCTGTCCGGCAAGAAGGACATCGAGACCTTCGGCATCGCCGAGTTCAACGACCGCTGCCGCGAGTCCGTGCTGCGCAACGTCGACGCGTTCACCGCCATGACCGAGCGCATGGGCTACTGGGTCAACATGGACGACGCCTACCGCACCATGGACCCGCAGTACGTGGAGTCCGTCTGGTGGGCGCTCAAGCAGATCTGGGAGAAGGGCCTGCTGGTCCGCGACTACCGGATCAGCCCGTACTGCCCGCGCTGCGGCACCACCCTGTCCGACCACGAGCTCGCCCAGGGGTACGAGACCGTCACCGACCCGTCGGTGTACGTCCGCTTCCCGGTGACCTCGGGTCCGCTGGCCTCGCCGGAGCACCCCACGTCCCTGCTGGTGTGGACCACGACCCCCTGGACGCTGGTGTCCAACACCGCGGTCGCGGTGCACCCGGACGTGGAGTACGTGGTGGCCACCAACGGCGACGAGCGGCTCCTGGTCGCCCGCCCGCTGTTCGAGAAGGTCCTCGGCGAGGGCTGGGAGCTCACCGGCGAGAGCTTCGAGGGCGACGAGATGGAGCGCTGGACCTACCAGCGGCCCTTCGACCTGGTGGAGTTCGACGAGCCCGCGCAGTACATCGTGCTCGCCGACTACGTCACCGTCGAGGACGGCACCGGCCTCGTCCACCAGTCGCCCGCCTTCGGTGCCGACGACATGACGGTGTGCCGCGCCTACGGGCTGCCCGTGGTCAACCCGGTCCGCGCCGACGGCACGTTCGAGGCCGACCTGGACCTCGTGGGCGGCGTCTTCTTCAAGACGGCCGACAAGACGCTGGTACGCGACCTCAGGGACCGCGGCCTGCTCTACCGGCACCAGGACTACGAGCACTCCTACCCGCACTGCTGGCGCTGCCACACCGCACTGCTGTACTACGCGCTCCCGTCCTGGTACATCCGCACGACGGCGGTCAAGGACGAGCTGATCGCGCAGAACGACGTCACCAACTGGGTGCCGGAGAACGTCAAGGAGGGCCGCTTCGGCGAGTGGCTGCGCGGCAACGTCGACTGGGCGCTGTCCCGCAACCGCTACTGGGGGACGCCCCTGCCGATCTGGGAGTTCCCCGACGGCCGGCAGATCTGCGTGGGCTCCCTGGAGGAGCTGGGCCGCCTGAGCGGGCAGGACCTGTCCGACCTGGACCCGCACCGCCCGTACGTGGACGACATCGTCATCCCCGACCCGGACGCCGACCCCTCCCTGCCCGAGGACCAGCGGGTCGCCCGGCGGGTCCCCGAGGTCATCGACGCCTGGTTCGACTCCGGGTCCATGCCGTTCGCCCAGTGGGGGGCGCCGCACCAGAACGCGGACACCTTCCAGGAGAACTTCCCCGCGCAGTACATCTCCGAGGCCATCGACCAGACGCGCGGCTGGTTCTACTCGCTGCTGGCGGTCAGCACCCTGGTGTTCGGCCGCAACTCGTTCGAGAACGTGGTCGTGCTCGGCCACATCCTCGCCGAGGACGGCCGCAAGATGAGCAAGCACCTGGGCAACGTCATGGAGCCCATCCCCGTGATGGACCAGCACGGCGCCGACGCTCTGCGGTGGTTCATGCTGGCCAGCGGCTCACCGTGGACCGCCCGCCGGGTGGGCCACGCCGCCCTGGAGGAGATCGTCCGCAAGGTGCTGCTCACCTACTACAGCACCGTGTCGTTCTTCACCCTGTACGCCAACGCCGGCGGGGGCTGGGACCACTCCATGCTGGAGAAGGCCCCGGCGCCCGAGGACCGTCCGCTGCTGGACCGGTGGCTGCTCTCGGAGCTCAACGAGGTGGTCCGCGACGTCACCCGCGCCATGGACACCTTCGACACCACCACGGCAGGCCGCCGACTGACGGCGTTCGTCGACGACGTGTCCAACTGGTACGTGCGCCGCTCCCGCCGCCGGTTCTGGGGCGGGGCGAACACCCCGGAGGGCGCGTCGGCGTTCGCGACCCTGTTCGAGGCGCTGGAGACGGTCACGCTGCTGATGGCGCCGATCGTGCCGTTCCTGACCGACCACGTGTGGTCGGCGATCCGCCGGCCGGACGCGGCGGACTCGGTGCACCTGGCGTCGTGGCCGCGGGTCCGCGAGGAGCTCATCGACACGGAGCTGTCCGGCCACATGGCGCTCACACGGCGCCTGGTGGAGCTGGGGCGTTCGGCGCGGGTCGACTCGGCCATGCGCACCCGGCAGCCGCTGGCACGCGCCCTGGTGGGCGCTCCCGGCTTCGCCGAGCTGCCCGAGCAGCTGCGGGCACAGATCTCCGACGAGCTCAACGTGGTCGGGCTGGACGCGCTGTCCTCCGTGGGCGGCGACCTCGTCGACTACATCGTGAAGCCGAACTTCCGATCGCTGGGCAAGCGGTTCGCCAAGCGCACGCCGCTGGTGGCCAAGGCCGTCCAGGCGGCCGACCCGGCCGTGCTGGTGGAGCAGGTCCGCGACAGCGGCTGGGCCCGGGTGCAGGTCGAGGGCGAGCCGGTCGAGGTCAGCGCCGACGAGCTCCTGGTCACCGAGCAGCCCCGCGAGGGCTGGGCGGTCGCCTCGGAGTCCGGTGAGACCGTCGCCCTGGACCTGGAGCTGACTCCGGAGCTGCGCCGCGCCGGTCTGGCGCGCGAGATGGTGCGCATGCTGCAGGAGGCGCGCAAGAACAGCGGGCTGGAGGTGTCGGACCGGATCCACGTGTGGTGGTCGGCCACGGACGCGAGCACCGAGCAGGCGCTCGTGGAGCACTCCGAGGCCATCGCCGGCGAGGTGCTGGCGGACGCGTTCGTCGCCGGTGAGATCGCCGGGGACCTGCACACGACCTCCTCCGAGGAGTTCGGTGTGGCGTTCGGGTTCCGCCGGGCCTGA
- a CDS encoding GNAT family N-acetyltransferase produces MTIRRAGVGDAEAVAGVQVRSWRAAYRGIMPQSYLDALDTGRRADRWARWIGAADWPREAMLVAEEAGSVVAFANFGPLEDTPDVPEVAAFYSVPEVWGTGVNQRLMGAVTDALGAGGYTEAVLWVLSANDRARRFYTAQGWRAGDAVERSGPINGVYVHRIRFHRVLDGAAAGGVPRG; encoded by the coding sequence ATGACGATTCGCCGAGCAGGGGTCGGGGACGCCGAGGCCGTCGCCGGCGTCCAGGTCCGTTCCTGGCGGGCCGCCTACCGCGGCATCATGCCGCAGAGCTACCTGGACGCCCTGGACACCGGGCGCCGGGCGGACCGCTGGGCGCGGTGGATCGGTGCGGCGGACTGGCCGAGGGAGGCGATGCTGGTCGCCGAGGAGGCCGGGAGCGTGGTGGCCTTCGCCAACTTCGGGCCGCTGGAGGACACCCCGGACGTGCCGGAGGTCGCCGCCTTCTACTCCGTGCCGGAGGTGTGGGGCACCGGCGTCAACCAGCGCCTGATGGGCGCGGTCACCGACGCGCTCGGGGCGGGCGGGTACACCGAGGCGGTGCTGTGGGTGCTCTCCGCCAACGACCGGGCGCGCCGCTTCTACACCGCCCAGGGCTGGCGGGCCGGCGACGCGGTCGAACGGTCGGGCCCGATCAACGGCGTGTACGTGCACAGGATCCGCTTCCACCGTGTCCTCGACGGGGCGGCGGCCGGTGGCGTGCCGCGGGGATGA
- a CDS encoding TraR/DksA C4-type zinc finger protein, protein MKATKIAELLVGPGEDPWTADEISEVRERLETDVATARAEVREAEEALAERLTDPVEGAGDDTADTGAKAFQREHDLALAYNTRDLLAKSEQAIERMDAGTYGVCESCGRAIGKARLQAYPRATLCVTCKQREERR, encoded by the coding sequence ATGAAGGCCACGAAGATCGCCGAACTGCTGGTCGGACCGGGGGAGGACCCCTGGACGGCCGACGAGATCTCCGAGGTACGCGAACGTCTGGAGACCGACGTCGCCACGGCCAGGGCGGAGGTCCGCGAAGCCGAGGAAGCTCTCGCGGAGCGGCTCACCGACCCCGTGGAGGGTGCCGGGGACGATACCGCCGACACCGGGGCCAAAGCCTTCCAGCGCGAGCACGACCTGGCGTTGGCCTACAATACACGTGACCTGCTCGCCAAGAGCGAGCAGGCGATCGAACGGATGGACGCGGGAACCTACGGGGTCTGTGAGTCATGCGGCCGGGCCATCGGTAAGGCGCGCCTGCAGGCGTATCCACGGGCCACCCTGTGCGTGACCTGCAAACAGCGCGAGGAGCGTCGCTGA
- the lspA gene encoding signal peptidase II, with product MTTNDDTGARPRRFVLLLLVALTAILVDLATKQWVLSTFSEGESVDVIGSFLQFTLVFNTGAAFSLGTGYTWVFTIIASCVVLVIAYIGRRVRSVWWGVTLGLMMGGAAGNLVDRFFRDPAPFHGAVVDFIRLPNYPVFNIADSCVVVGAILVVVLTFKGLGMDGTIVEDARDKKRTGKDQGGSGPADDSTEGKGT from the coding sequence ATGACCACGAACGACGACACGGGTGCGCGTCCGCGCAGGTTCGTGCTCCTCCTGCTCGTCGCTCTCACCGCGATCCTCGTCGACCTCGCCACCAAGCAGTGGGTCCTGTCGACCTTCAGCGAGGGCGAGAGCGTCGACGTGATCGGGAGCTTCCTCCAGTTCACCCTGGTGTTCAACACCGGTGCGGCGTTCTCGCTCGGCACCGGCTACACCTGGGTGTTCACCATCATCGCCAGTTGCGTGGTCCTCGTCATCGCCTACATCGGCCGACGCGTGCGCAGCGTGTGGTGGGGTGTGACGCTCGGACTGATGATGGGCGGCGCCGCGGGCAACCTCGTCGACCGCTTCTTCCGCGACCCCGCTCCGTTCCACGGGGCGGTCGTGGACTTCATCCGGCTGCCGAACTACCCCGTGTTCAACATCGCCGACTCCTGCGTGGTGGTCGGCGCGATCCTCGTCGTGGTGCTGACCTTCAAGGGCCTGGGCATGGACGGCACCATCGTCGAGGACGCGCGGGACAAGAAGCGGACCGGGAAGGACCAGGGCGGCTCGGGCCCGGCCGACGACTCCACCGAAGGGAAGGGCACATGA
- a CDS encoding RluA family pseudouridine synthase gives MSDTRSLPVPDGLEGDRLDAAIARLFGLSRTRAAELIVDGSVLVDGSEAGKSDRVQAGAWLEITLPPPPTAPVPRAEAVPGMKIVHEDTDIIVVDKPVGVVAHPTVGWTGPSVLEGLLASGVQLATSGAAERQGIVHRLDANTTGLMVVAKSETAYSVLKRAFKERTVDKRYHTLVQGHPDPLRGTVDAPIDRHPAGDGRWAVVAGGRPSVTHYDTQEAFRAASLLEIKLETGRTHQIRVHMAALKHPCVGDLLYGADPSLAERLGVRRQWLHAVRLGFDHPTEHRPVEFSSTYPEDLAAAVEGLRED, from the coding sequence ATGAGCGACACGCGTAGCCTGCCCGTGCCCGACGGGCTGGAGGGCGACCGGCTCGACGCCGCGATCGCCCGGCTGTTCGGGCTCTCGCGGACCCGCGCCGCCGAGCTGATCGTGGACGGCAGCGTCCTGGTGGACGGCTCCGAGGCGGGCAAGTCCGACCGTGTGCAGGCGGGCGCCTGGCTGGAGATCACCCTCCCGCCGCCGCCCACCGCACCCGTGCCCCGGGCCGAGGCCGTTCCGGGCATGAAGATCGTGCACGAGGACACCGACATCATCGTGGTGGACAAGCCGGTCGGGGTGGTCGCCCACCCCACGGTCGGGTGGACCGGGCCGAGCGTCCTGGAGGGGCTGCTGGCCTCCGGTGTGCAGTTGGCCACCAGCGGTGCCGCCGAGCGCCAGGGGATCGTGCACCGGCTGGACGCCAACACGACCGGCCTGATGGTCGTCGCCAAGAGCGAGACCGCCTACAGCGTGCTCAAGCGGGCGTTCAAGGAGCGCACGGTCGACAAGCGCTACCACACGCTCGTGCAGGGCCACCCGGATCCGCTCCGCGGGACCGTGGACGCACCGATCGACCGGCACCCGGCCGGCGACGGGCGCTGGGCCGTGGTCGCGGGCGGGCGCCCCTCGGTGACGCACTACGACACCCAGGAGGCCTTCCGGGCCGCCAGCCTGTTGGAGATCAAGCTGGAGACCGGCCGTACCCACCAGATCCGGGTGCACATGGCCGCGCTGAAGCACCCGTGCGTGGGCGACCTGCTCTACGGCGCCGACCCCTCCCTGGCCGAGCGCCTGGGCGTGCGGCGCCAGTGGCTGCACGCGGTGCGGCTGGGCTTCGACCACCCCACCGAGCACCGCCCGGTGGAGTTCTCCAGCACCTACCCCGAGGACCTCGCCGCCGCCGTCGAGGGACTGCGCGAGGACTGA
- a CDS encoding phosphotransferase enzyme family protein codes for MNGEDTNEGARSPDAVLEGDGVTPGIVRVGDTVRRPVRPFSATVRAYLAHLHRAGFTGAPVPLGIDERGREVLSFVPGDVPREPLPARATGEEVLVALARLIRRLHDAAQGWEPPPDAVWGGLPGADTVDLPPVDRPAELVGHRDYCPGNVVFRHGRPVALIDFDLARPTTRLYDVVNALYWWVPLLDPRDRPPALVRADAPRRVAVFAEAYGLTDAQRADLVPLAARVIHRFHAGARAAARADPVFRRMWERGVRDRMPRAEAWIAAQGPAIAERLSGRPPL; via the coding sequence ATGAACGGCGAGGACACGAACGAGGGGGCGCGGAGCCCGGACGCGGTGCTGGAGGGCGACGGCGTCACGCCCGGGATCGTGCGGGTGGGCGACACCGTGCGCCGTCCGGTCCGGCCGTTCAGCGCGACCGTGCGCGCCTACCTCGCCCACCTCCACCGGGCCGGATTCACCGGGGCCCCGGTCCCGCTGGGCATCGACGAGCGGGGTCGTGAAGTGCTCTCCTTCGTCCCGGGGGACGTCCCCCGGGAACCGCTGCCCGCCCGGGCCACGGGCGAGGAGGTCCTGGTCGCCCTGGCCCGGCTGATCCGCCGACTGCACGATGCCGCCCAGGGGTGGGAGCCCCCGCCCGACGCGGTGTGGGGCGGCCTTCCCGGCGCGGACACCGTTGACCTGCCGCCCGTGGACCGGCCCGCCGAACTGGTCGGCCACCGCGACTACTGCCCGGGCAACGTCGTCTTCCGGCACGGACGGCCCGTCGCCCTGATCGACTTCGACCTGGCCCGGCCCACCACCCGCCTGTACGACGTGGTCAACGCCCTGTACTGGTGGGTGCCGCTCCTCGATCCCCGCGACCGGCCGCCCGCCCTGGTTCGCGCTGACGCCCCCCGCCGGGTCGCGGTCTTCGCCGAAGCCTACGGACTGACCGACGCGCAGCGCGCGGACCTGGTGCCGCTGGCGGCGCGGGTGATCCACCGCTTCCACGCCGGGGCCCGGGCCGCGGCCCGGGCCGATCCGGTGTTCCGGCGGATGTGGGAGCGGGGCGTGCGGGACCGGATGCCCCGGGCGGAGGCGTGGATCGCCGCGCAGGGGCCGGCGATCGCGGAGCGGCTCAGCGGTCGGCCACCGCTCTGA
- a CDS encoding DMT family transporter, with protein sequence MSVLAPSGASPGLASRILADWRAKFVLLALIWGLSFLFIKVGAQALTPLQLSLGRMLAGGLPLLAVLCLRGGRLPRSPRLWWHVFVTALLLNTVPFTLFGYAAQLIPSALMGIVNASTPLFAVVFSMLLLSDERPDLNRVLGLGVGFLGVLTVLGVWNSLGGVAVSDRDAQLGMLFVVAATACYGIGTPYLRRFVAGSSHGALELSALQLLLGAVPLVLLAPALHGVPTGVTWQVVVSVALLGALGTGAAYILQYAIVRAAGATVATTVTYVVPLVAVVAGVVLMGETLAWHQPLGAVVIIVGAALCQGLLRIRPVRAVADR encoded by the coding sequence ATGTCCGTTCTCGCCCCGTCCGGGGCCTCCCCCGGCCTCGCCTCCCGGATCCTGGCCGACTGGCGCGCCAAGTTCGTCCTGCTCGCCCTGATCTGGGGACTGAGCTTCCTGTTCATCAAGGTCGGCGCGCAGGCGCTCACGCCGCTGCAGCTGTCGCTGGGCCGGATGCTCGCCGGCGGCCTGCCGCTGCTGGCCGTCCTGTGCCTGCGCGGCGGACGCCTGCCGCGCTCGCCCCGCCTGTGGTGGCACGTGTTCGTGACGGCCCTGCTGCTCAACACGGTCCCCTTCACCCTGTTCGGCTACGCGGCCCAGCTCATCCCGTCCGCACTGATGGGAATCGTCAACGCATCGACACCGCTGTTCGCCGTCGTGTTCTCGATGCTGCTGCTCAGCGACGAGCGCCCCGACCTGAACCGGGTCCTCGGACTGGGCGTCGGCTTCCTGGGCGTGCTGACCGTGCTCGGCGTGTGGAACTCTCTGGGCGGGGTCGCCGTGAGCGACCGCGACGCCCAGCTGGGCATGTTGTTCGTGGTCGCCGCGACCGCCTGCTACGGGATCGGGACGCCCTACCTGCGCCGCTTCGTCGCGGGCAGCTCGCACGGCGCCCTGGAACTGAGCGCGCTCCAGCTCCTACTGGGGGCGGTACCGCTGGTCCTCCTGGCGCCGGCGCTGCACGGGGTGCCCACGGGGGTGACGTGGCAGGTGGTGGTCTCGGTGGCCCTCCTCGGGGCCCTCGGCACCGGAGCGGCCTACATCCTGCAGTACGCGATCGTGCGCGCCGCCGGGGCGACGGTCGCCACGACCGTCACCTACGTGGTGCCCCTGGTCGCGGTCGTGGCCGGGGTGGTCCTCATGGGCGAGACCCTGGCCTGGCACCAGCCGCTGGGCGCCGTCGTGATCATCGTGGGCGCCGCCCTGTGCCAGGGGCTGCTGCGGATCCGGCCCGTCAGAGCGGTGGCCGACCGCTGA
- a CDS encoding LysR family transcriptional regulator gives MLSVDRLRVLHAIAAHGSLSAAAQALHVTNSAVSQQLTKLERETGQPLVERNGRGVRLTDAAELLVEHTARILSMVQRAEAELEAHRDDVTGHLRLSGTPTAVRGLLPHALCTLREAHPGLRLELNEEEPHESVPAMVRGDADLAMVVDWVGSPLELPAGMSSAPLMEDIGDIALPADHPLAHRELLEIDEILTLPWISWSKASICNEWLHDMIRARGAEPRIVHNVEEHQTKLALIAAGIGAAVMPRLGRGTVPDGVRIIPVQPALVRQVYVFWRTDAARRPAIRATVRALREAAATYTE, from the coding sequence ATGCTTAGTGTCGACCGCCTCCGTGTCCTCCACGCCATCGCCGCGCACGGATCCCTCAGCGCCGCGGCCCAGGCGCTCCACGTCACCAACTCAGCCGTCTCACAGCAGCTCACCAAACTCGAACGCGAGACCGGTCAGCCCCTCGTCGAACGCAACGGCCGGGGCGTGCGCCTCACCGACGCCGCCGAACTCCTGGTCGAGCACACCGCACGCATCCTGTCGATGGTCCAGCGCGCCGAGGCGGAACTGGAGGCCCACCGCGACGACGTCACCGGGCACCTGCGCCTGTCCGGCACCCCCACCGCCGTGCGCGGCCTGCTCCCGCACGCCCTCTGCACCCTGCGCGAGGCCCATCCCGGGCTGCGGCTGGAACTGAACGAGGAGGAACCGCACGAGAGCGTCCCGGCCATGGTGCGCGGCGACGCCGACCTCGCGATGGTCGTCGACTGGGTCGGCTCGCCGCTGGAGCTGCCCGCGGGGATGAGCAGCGCCCCGCTGATGGAGGACATCGGCGACATCGCCCTGCCCGCCGACCACCCCCTGGCCCACCGCGAACTGCTGGAGATCGACGAGATCCTCACCCTGCCCTGGATCAGCTGGTCCAAGGCCTCGATCTGCAATGAGTGGCTCCACGACATGATCCGCGCCCGCGGGGCCGAACCGCGGATCGTGCACAACGTCGAGGAGCACCAGACCAAGCTCGCGCTCATCGCCGCGGGGATCGGCGCCGCCGTGATGCCCAGGCTGGGCCGCGGCACCGTGCCCGACGGGGTGCGCATCATCCCCGTCCAGCCCGCGCTGGTACGCCAGGTCTACGTGTTCTGGCGCACCGACGCCGCACGCCGCCCCGCCATCCGCGCCACCGTCCGCGCGCTGCGCGAGGCCGCCGCCACCTACACCGAGTGA
- a CDS encoding thiamine pyrophosphate-dependent enzyme: protein MTPARRQPPTDTAAHAAVEVLAAAGIRRCYTVPGESFLELADAIDRHPGMSLVSTRHENGAGFMAEADAKLTGVPAVAAATRGPGASNLAVGVHTAMQDSTPMIVFLGQAETDRLGREAFQEVDLTAFYAPITKWSTTVHRADRLAEITAKAIRIATTGRPGPVAIAVPGDLFGQRVGRQEPPAPFQAPRPPLSEGDRDRLADLLARAVRPVIIAGGGARSAREDLIAVAERFGAGVYAAWRRQDVFPNDHPLYLGHLGLGCPPPTLDALREADAVLAVGCRLSETTTQGFTLPRGGRGTKVAQIDIDPGQVGATTDLWFGAVADAAEALRALAGSPVRAPHRDWSAARRVWVDTATVPPGAADHPGPGLHPWSVVEGMREVLPEDALITNDAGNFASFLHRGWWFRHPRTQLAPTSGAMGYAVPAAVAAKIAAPERTVVAVAGDGGTMMTGQELETAVRMGAPITVVVFQNGLYGTIAMHQARELGRIAGTRISGPLDLAGFARSLGARGATAHTRAELEKALVEAVDAELPTLVDVRTDPDVISPSATLEGLLSD, encoded by the coding sequence ATGACCCCTGCCCGCCGCCAACCCCCCACCGACACCGCCGCGCACGCGGCCGTGGAGGTCCTGGCCGCCGCCGGGATCCGACGGTGCTACACCGTTCCCGGAGAGAGCTTTCTGGAGCTCGCCGACGCCATCGACCGGCACCCCGGGATGTCCCTGGTCTCCACCCGCCACGAGAACGGCGCCGGGTTCATGGCCGAGGCCGACGCCAAGCTCACCGGAGTGCCGGCGGTGGCCGCCGCCACGCGGGGCCCCGGCGCGTCCAACCTCGCCGTGGGCGTGCACACGGCCATGCAGGACTCCACGCCGATGATCGTCTTCCTGGGCCAGGCCGAGACCGACCGGCTCGGCCGCGAGGCCTTCCAGGAGGTGGACCTCACCGCGTTCTACGCGCCGATCACCAAGTGGTCCACGACCGTGCACCGGGCCGACCGGCTCGCGGAGATCACCGCGAAGGCGATCCGGATCGCGACGACCGGTCGGCCGGGCCCGGTGGCGATCGCGGTGCCCGGCGACCTGTTCGGACAGCGGGTGGGCCGCCAGGAACCGCCGGCGCCGTTCCAGGCGCCCCGCCCCCCGCTCTCGGAGGGCGACCGCGACCGGCTGGCCGACCTGCTCGCCCGCGCGGTCCGCCCCGTGATCATCGCGGGCGGTGGCGCACGCTCGGCTCGGGAGGACCTGATCGCCGTCGCCGAGCGGTTCGGTGCCGGGGTGTACGCGGCGTGGCGGCGCCAGGACGTCTTCCCCAACGACCACCCGCTCTACCTCGGCCACCTGGGGCTGGGGTGTCCGCCCCCGACCCTGGACGCCCTGCGCGAGGCCGACGCCGTGCTGGCGGTGGGCTGCCGGTTGAGTGAGACCACCACACAGGGGTTCACGCTGCCGCGCGGTGGTCGCGGCACGAAGGTGGCGCAGATCGACATCGACCCGGGCCAGGTGGGTGCCACCACCGACCTGTGGTTCGGCGCGGTCGCCGACGCGGCCGAGGCCCTGCGCGCCCTGGCCGGATCGCCGGTCCGGGCGCCCCACCGCGACTGGAGCGCGGCGCGGCGGGTCTGGGTGGACACGGCCACGGTGCCGCCCGGGGCCGCCGACCACCCCGGTCCGGGCCTGCATCCGTGGTCGGTGGTGGAGGGCATGCGCGAGGTCCTGCCCGAGGACGCCCTGATCACCAACGACGCGGGCAACTTCGCGAGCTTCCTGCACCGGGGATGGTGGTTCCGCCATCCCCGCACGCAACTGGCCCCCACCAGCGGGGCCATGGGCTACGCGGTGCCCGCGGCGGTGGCGGCCAAGATCGCCGCGCCGGAGCGCACGGTGGTCGCGGTGGCCGGCGACGGCGGGACCATGATGACCGGGCAGGAGCTGGAGACCGCGGTGCGCATGGGCGCGCCGATCACCGTGGTGGTGTTCCAGAACGGCCTGTACGGAACGATCGCCATGCACCAGGCCCGTGAACTGGGCCGGATCGCCGGCACGCGGATCAGCGGACCGCTGGACCTGGCCGGGTTCGCGCGGTCGCTGGGGGCCCGGGGCGCGACGGCGCACACGCGTGCGGAGCTGGAGAAGGCCCTGGTCGAGGCGGTGGACGCCGAGCTGCCGACGCTGGTGGACGTGCGCACCGACCCGGACGTCATCAGCCCGTCCGCCACTCTGGAGGGCTTGTTGTCGGACTAG
- a CDS encoding AzlD domain-containing protein, whose product MTLWIALIATAAGCYLLKFAGLAAPRRLLDNPWLQRFATAVPLALLAALITVEAVRGDGQALSWDTARMAGVGAAALALALRAPFLLVIVAAAATTAGLRALGVA is encoded by the coding sequence ATGACCCTGTGGATCGCGCTCATCGCCACCGCGGCGGGCTGCTACCTGCTCAAGTTCGCGGGCCTGGCCGCGCCGCGCCGCCTGCTCGACAACCCCTGGCTGCAGCGGTTCGCCACCGCCGTCCCCCTCGCCCTGCTCGCCGCGCTCATCACGGTGGAGGCCGTGCGCGGCGACGGCCAGGCCCTGTCCTGGGACACCGCGCGGATGGCCGGAGTCGGCGCGGCCGCGCTCGCCCTAGCGCTGCGCGCTCCCTTCCTTCTGGTGATCGTCGCGGCGGCGGCCACCACCGCGGGCCTGCGGGCTCTGGGCGTGGCCTGA